The following nucleotide sequence is from Paenibacillus odorifer.
GGTGCTTATATTGAGAATTTTGGCGGTCAAGGCTACTCGGCTGAATCCTCTTGGAGCCGTGGAACGGCTTGGGGACTGTACGGCTTCATCAATACTTATCGCCACACTGGAGATGAACGTTTCCTGAACACTGCTAAACGGATCGCACATTATTTCATCTCTGCTTTACCCGAGGATCAAGTCCCTTTTTGGGATTTCCGCCTAGAGGATGACACACGGATGTTTCGAGATAGCTCTGCAGCCTCTATAGCCGCTTCAGGATTATCAGAGCTTGCAGATATCGTACCATTAGGCGAAAAAAGTCTATATGCAAATGCAGCGGAGCGAATTCTGCGCTCACTGACTGAAAATTACGCAACCTGGGAGCAGCCGGAGCATGAAGCGATTTTATTGCACGGAACTGGCAGTGGCGATTCCTTCATTGATGTATCCCTGATCTATGGAGACTACTATTATATTGAGGCTATCGCTAAATTAAATGGCTGGAAGCATCGAATCTTCTAATTGTAGATAGTTATTCAAACAACAAAAAGACACCTCTCTTGAGGTGTCTTTATATTTTATATGCTACTCGTTCGCCAGTGCCGCCGCACCCTCCAGCAGCATCAAGCCGCTGAGTTGAATGCTCAGCTGAACCGGAAGCTCCGGTTTCACTTCCCACGATGAACTGCACAGACCCAGTTGTTTATCCAGACCTTTTTCCCATAACTGCATTGCATTGGCCAATACGACCTCGCGAATACGGATATTTTCAGGAGATTCTTTACAGAGCTGAACCAAATAACGAATCAGAATACCCTTGAACAAACCCGTATCATCAATGCCTTCATCAGGCAGTATCAGATTAACCGGATCACATAACCGATCAATACAAGTATTAGCCGTTCGATTCGCATCTTCTAAGTAATGAACATTACCCGTATTCTTGTAAAGCTCTAGGCCAGCGCCTAGAAACACTCCCTGACAGTACGTAAACTCCCAATCGTAATCGATCTGGCCATCCCCGCGTCTATTCATCCCATCCCACACAAAACCAGTCGCAGAATCCACTAAATATGTCTTGTTCCATTCATAGATACGGAATGCCCACTCCAGATCCTCTTGCTTATGAAAAAGTTCATATAACCGGGCTGCAAGGATAACGGCAGGTGCATTGGCAGGAGTGTTTTTATAATCGAGCTGATCCTTCTTCCACGCCAGACCTCCACCCAACTGTTCATTCCAAGCCGTCTTAATATCCTCCCATAGATCAAGCACAGCACTTAAATAGGCTTCATATCCTGTAACCCGATAAGCACGCAGCAACGCCAATGCTGTCCATTCTATATCATCATAGTAATTATGCCTGAAAGTCCCCCCGTTATAAGCTTGCAGACTTTGACTTAGCTCCTTAATTCTCAAGGAATACACAGGATCTCCACTACGCTCATAACCATCTACTAAAATATCAATGACATGAGCCTGCCACCAATAATAAA
It contains:
- a CDS encoding glycoside hydrolase family 76 protein, which gives rise to MTQAKEAIEGVSWQEKSEWFQQCLLRNYYNAETGIMNQWYPREYNVAGENFYYWWQAHVIDILVDGYERSGDPVYSLRIKELSQSLQAYNGGTFRHNYYDDIEWTALALLRAYRVTGYEAYLSAVLDLWEDIKTAWNEQLGGGLAWKKDQLDYKNTPANAPAVILAARLYELFHKQEDLEWAFRIYEWNKTYLVDSATGFVWDGMNRRGDGQIDYDWEFTYCQGVFLGAGLELYKNTGNVHYLEDANRTANTCIDRLCDPVNLILPDEGIDDTGLFKGILIRYLVQLCKESPENIRIREVVLANAMQLWEKGLDKQLGLCSSSWEVKPELPVQLSIQLSGLMLLEGAAALANE